CTGGGGCAAGGGCACCCGCAAGGATCTGTTCGAGGTGGTGCCCGACTGGCATCAGAACTTCAGCGACTACTTCTCCATTAAATGGAGAAAAGCAGTGGAAGGAAATATGACCGCCCTTAACAAATCGCTCGCCGAAATCCGGCAAATGCAAATCGATTATGCGGACGAGCCGGACCTCTCGCGCCTGCTCCACACCGACGAGATCAAGATTGAGGAAGCCATCAAATATTACCGCTGGCTGCTGAAGCTGATCGAGTCACTTGAAACCGGCAAGATCTTTGAATTAATCCCTAAAGAATAATATCAGCTATAGGCGTTCAAACTATTCTGGACAAAATCATCCTAACGGATGAATGGGATTACCTCCACGCTGGCAAATGTAATATTGTTTTCCACATGCATTCGGGCCATCGCCTGCGTTTGAGCACATTGTATGCTGTTTTTCGCATACATTTGGTCCATATGATGCTCTACCAGGAAAACTATAGTTTCCATACAAGTATCAAAACGGCCGCGCCCCTTGAATTCAAGGACCGCGGCCATTTTCGCATGCTGATGTGCTGTCTTTCGGCAGTTATACTACCGGCAAATCACGCCGTCTTCCGTTAGCTTACGAGTTCTCCACCAGACTGACGTCATCGATGTAGATATGATTGCCTGCCTCGATAGCCGCATTCGTCTCTGTGCTGTTGCCGGGATTCAGCCCCAGCAGAAAGACCAAATGAACACCTGCATCGGTCCCGCCGTTCATGGTGAAGGTGTAGCTGAAGCGCTGCATTTCGCCAGTCAGCGCAGCGGCGGTTGTCTGCAAATATTTCGTATATTCCCCTCCGAAATGCTCGACTGCTACTTCAATCAGCCGGGTGATATCCGAACGGGCGCTGAAGGCCAAGGTATAGCTTTTACCCTGAGTGAGCTTCAGATCCCTGTAATCTACCTGGGCGGCGTAGTTGGCAGATCCCGTGAAGCCCAGCGACACCTCAAGCTCGCCATTCTGGACTGCAGCATTTCCGGCGCCCTCGAAGTACTGGGTCCAGCCCTTAAGAGCCGGCTGTTCATCGAATGTACCGTTATCCAGTGTGCCGCTGGCAGGCTCCGTGTCCGGTACGTCCGTTACCTTCCTAAGCACAATGTCGTCAAAAGAAATCGTATGCGCCGTATGGTTCGCCGTCTTATCTTCACCCAGTGTCGCACCAATCAGATAATTCAGCTTCAGCGGATTGTCATTCGTCACACTAAACTGTGTGCTGTAAGTCGCCCATGTGGCTGTAATGTCGAACTTCGACTGAGCCGCTTGGGCAGAGGTTCCGCTGTATTCCACGACTATCTGCCGGGGAACGGTAGATTTCGCTCTGAAGCTCAGCTCATAGGTTGCGCCGGCTTCAAGCGGGATTTTGTCCTGATAGAGCTGGGTATGCCAGGCTTGTGCCCCGGCCGCCGTGATCAGCACCTCCGCTGCTCCGTCCACCACTTGGAAGGACGAGGCTCCGCCTTCGCCGGACCAGGTGGACCAGCCTGAGCTGCCGCCGGTGAATGATCCGTTAACGACCAGATTGTTATCATTCGCCAGTAAGGTCTGCACCACACTAGCGTTGACATACCCTTCGGCTTCCACGGTAATGATATAGCTTCCCTCTGCCGGGAAGGCGGCAGGCTGAATTGTGATTGCTCCCGGCCCTACATGATACAACTCTGCCGCAAGCGTGGCGCCGTTCACTTTAACGGACTTAATGCTGCCGGACCACTCTGCTTTCTGGATGAAGGTCAGCTCAATCGGCTGTGATACCCGGTTGGCTGTGGAATCTGCTAGCAGCTCCTGCGGCTTCGCCGGGGCGTCCTTGATCTCGAATCTGACATTGTCGATGATGATGTCATGACTCTGCGGAACACTCACCCCGCCCACCTTGCCGAGCAAGAATTTCAGTGACAGCGTATCATTCGCCCCCTGCCGGAATTCGAACCGGTAATGCTTCTTCTCCGGTGTCAGCTCCACCGTCTTATCGATGGAAGGGGAATAGCTCGCATTCTCTGCCTTCACATTGATCTGCCGGGCCACGCTGGCGCTGGCATCGAATTCAACCACATAATCGAGGCCCGCCGCTGCCTTCAGGTTATTCTGGAAAAGCATCACCGAATACGCCTGATTGCCGGTGTTCGTAATGCTGAATTTGGCTGCTCCATCCACCGCAGCCGCAGTGCTCTGGCCGCCGTCTTCTGTAAGCAGCCGCTCCCAGCTCGTAAGCCCGAAGCTGAAATCCCCGTTCAAGAGCGGGTAATAGGTCAGATCAGGATCATAATAGGAGCTGGTGCGTACCAGCATGAATTGATCCAGCAGCACTGTTCCAGTGCCCCCGGTCAGGCGCAGGATGAATTGTCCGAGATGATCCGTAGCTCCCGCGAGATTCTTGAACACCGCTTCAGCCTGCTGATGGCCCGCACTCAACTGAACCGGCTGGGAAGCATAGACTACGCCGTCATGGCCGCGCAGTGTGGCAATTGCTGTCCTTGCGGAGGAGCTGTCTGCCTCGAAGGTCAGCTTGTAATCCTGGCCTTGCACCAGGAAGATCCCCTTCTGTTGCAGCGTAACCTCGCTGCCGCCGGTGTCAGCGCCTGTAATGTCCAGCTTCAGGCGGCCTTCAGTGTCAACCTGCGGATTAACCTCCGCATCTCCTGAAGCATCGATATGCCAATAGCTCATCCGGTCCGGTTCGCCCAGATCGAAGCTGCCGTTGTAGAGGTGATTGCCATTGCCGAGCGGCGCCTTGGCGCTGTCATGCTCGAAGGGGATACTGCCGATTTCTTCAAGCCGTGCATTGCCAAGCCATACTGGGGAAGCATTGGTCCCCAGATTGAACTCAATCCGCGCGGCATTGTCCGAGTTCTCCTTCATCTGGAACATCGTCTCGTAATGCTGAAGCTGCGGGGTCAGCACCGCCTTGAACGCCGGGGAATAGGACGGGAAGCCCAGCGGTGCGCCGCCGGTCAGCCGGGCTGTGAACTCCCTCGCCGTATCCGTTCTGGCGTCGAAGCTTAGCTTGTAATATCTGCCCTTTGCCAGCGAGACAATGGCCTGCGGCTGAATCGAATAAGAGTTACCGCCCGGCTTCAAAATGTTTACCTTGAGGAGATTCACGCCGCCTGCCTGCTCCAGAGACAGAGCCGCATCCGCGCCTTCATCCTTGTAGAGTATCCAGTGGGCTGTATTCGGGATGCCCATCCCCGGATCTCCCTCCACCTGCTGCGTGAACCCGCTGTTATAAATGAAGTTCCCATCTGCCAGCGGCGGCTTCGCCCCCTCAAGATAAGGCTCTTTCTCCAGCTCAACCGGAACCGGCTGCCGGTATTCGCGTCCGGTCAGCTCATAGATTCTGACATAGTCAATCTCCATGGAACTCGGAAATACCGTTTCTTCCGTAGGGTTACCGTCAAAGTTGCCGCCGACTGCCAGATTCATCAGCAGGTGGAACTTCTGGTTGAACGGTGCCGGATACGCATTGATAGCGGGCTGTCCGCTACTTTTGCTGTACCAGTCATTCTTGGTGGAGAACAGCACCCCATCCACATACCAGCGGATCTCTCCCGGCTCCCACTCAATGGAGTAGGTGTGGAATTCTTCAATAGTGGAACCGCCCGGCAACACATATTCCTTGCCGGAATAGACATTATCCGGCCACTGGGAACCATAATGGATCGTTCCGGCAACCACATTCGGGCGGCTGCCCCAGCCTTCCATAATATCCAGCTCCCCGGAGGCCGCCCAATTGCCGTACACATAATTCTCCGGCAGCATCCAGATCGCCGGCCAGAGCCCCTTGCCTGTTGGCGCTTTCGCCCGGATTTCGAATTTGCCGTACACCTTGCTGTACAAGCCATTGGTCTTGATTCTGGTGGAAGTGTACGGCTTGCCGCCCATTGCCTCCTTGCGCGCGGTAATGATTAACTTGCCGTCCTGCTCCTTCACATTCTTCGCGTCATTGGTGTAATACTCCAGCTCATTATTGCCCCAGCCGGGATTCCCGACAGCGGTGCCATCGCCGAGATCATAGGTCCACTTCGCAGGATCGATAACATTGTCATCGAATTCATCATTCCACACCAGACTCCACGGAACACTGGTCGGCGTTGGCGTCGGCTCCGGCGTAACTACTGGCTCCGGCGTCGCCGTGACAGCCGGTGTAGCCGTCGCAATCTCTCCTCCCCCAGCAGCAACAGGCGGCTGGCTGGCCTGCGGCGAGGCCAGATTCAGATTGCTGTGGCTGCCCGGCTTGAGCACGATGCCCCCGGCCGTCACAGCCTCCGCCTGATTCAGCACGGTGCCGAAGCTGCCGCTGCCCGTAATCGTAGTACCCCGGGCCCCGGCTGTAAGGAGCAGCTCAGCCACCTGCGCTTGATTCATCAGCATCAGCTTGCCGGGAACGCCCCAGATCAGCTTGGATAGCTTGCCTGACAAGCTCAGCATGAGGTTGCCTCCCGCCGCATCAGCGGTGGATACCACCCCATAGTTACCAATAAGAGTGACAATCTGCTCCCCTGCCGGGAGGACAACATTACCGAATCCCTCCCCGGTAAGCGTACCTTCTTCAAGGATAACACCGGAATCAAGGTGTACTGTTCCGGCAGTTGTCGTCCCGCTGGCAACGATGCGGACGCTGCCCTTCGGCTTCGCTACCTGAACAGCCCCAGGACTGCTGTCCGTAAGGCTTATGCCCTGCCCCCCGCCGCCGCGAATATAGGTTGTGCCGGTAACCTGCACCCCCTGAAGCCGGATTACTCCTTCCCCGATTCCCTCGGTAAGATAGAGATTTCCATCAATGATACTGTCCCTCAGTGTAATATCCCCATGGCTCAGCACCACATTGCCCTTCACCTTGCCCAGCTTCACTTCCCCGGCTGCGGAGCGGAGCTCCGGCACCAGTGTATCTGCCAGCTTCGCCAGCTCAGCACGGGTAATCCCCCCGTCCGGCTTGAATAAGCCTCCGGGATAGCCCTGCATATAACCGGCTGCTGTAAAAGCATCCGCCGCAGCGCTTACTGCACTGTCAGCTCCCGCCAGGTCGCTATACATGCCCTTGGCTTGACGTTCAGTCTCCAGCCTCAATATCCGCTGCAACGCCACAGCTGCCTCCCCGCGCTTCAGCGGAGCCGCAGGTTCGATACGCTGATTTGCGTCTGTACTCAGATACCCCACTGCTACCGCTTTGGCAATATCGTCCTTGTACCAGGCCGCCGCCGGGATATCCGCCGGAAGCACAGCCGCCATATCCTTATAGCCGAATATCCGGTTGACGATTGCCGTGAATTCTGCCCGGGTTACCTGCTGCTCCGGCCGGAAGCTGCCGTCTCCGTAGCCGGAGATCACCCCGCTGCGGCTCCATCGCTGCACTGCTTGAGCCGCCCAACTGCCCTCTTTTACATCGGTAAACGCTTTCAAATCACTAGTCCCCAAGCTTCCGCCCTGCAAGGCGGCCGTTGTCTCCGCAGGCGCTGTCAGTCTGCTCTGAACAGACTTCGCCTCAGCCCCGCCGCTGCCCAGCGGCGATAAAAGTCCGGTAACGATTACTGCGGCTGCTAACAGCGCTGATATATTCCTTTTCATTCCGTATATGCCTCCTCAGGATTAAAGTCTCCTCTTACCGCATTTCCATCGCCCCGCTGCCCTCAAGCCCCGGACCGAAATCGGTTTCGATTTTCTCCGTGCCATTCCTCTGAATGCAATTAACCTTTGACTTGTTTCGGCAAGTTGAATAGACTCTAGAAAGGACTGCTGTTTGACAGCAGAGAGTGTCCAAGTGAACGGTCAGTAGCCTTGAGAAACCCTGGCATACCCGTCTTTTGGCCCTGTTATAACTATTCAGCGGGGGTGAGCATAGTCATGCAAATGAATATCAAAAAAATTGCCGAAATGGCCGGGGTCTCTGTATCGACTGTGTCCAAAATCATGAACAATTACAGCGATGTTTCCGAAAAAACGAAACGAAGAGTGCTCGAAATCATCGAACAAACCGGATATACCCCTTCAAGCTCCGCCAAGACGCTGGCCACCAAGAAATCGAATCTGATCGGGGTTATTTTTGCCGGTGAGCTGAATGTGGAATTTACCCATCCTTTTTTTGTAGAGGTGCTGAATTCGTTCAAGAAGCAGATGGGGGTGCTGGGGTATGATCTGATTTTCTTCTCGAATGAGAAGTTCATTAACAGCGGCGATTACTACTCACGTTGCCTGCATTTCCATGTGGATGGCTGTGTTATTATCTCCGGAGAAAAGATGGAACCCGCCATACAGGAGCTCGACCGGAGCCATATTCCCTGCATCGGCGTTGACCTGGAGCTGACCGGCAAGAAATCCGGCTATGTCATGTCAGACAATTACCAGATTGCTTCCAAGGTGGTGGAGCACTTCTACCTGCTCGGGCACCGGGAGCTTGGCTTCATAGGCAGTACAGCGGATTCGGATATCTCCAACCGGCGCGAAGCAGGGTATGTCCGAGCCATTGCCGGCTTCGGCCTGGCCATGAATCCGGGGTGGTTCGTGCATGGCGGTGATTTCTTCGAGCCCAGCGGTTATGAGGCGATGAACTCGTTAATTGCATCGGGAAATTTGCCAAAAGCGGTCTTCGCCGCCTCCGATCTCCTCGCCCTCGGTGCCATCCGCGCCTTGAAGGAGCAGGGTCTGCGTGTTCCCGAGGATGTGGCCATCATCGGCTGTGACGATATCGAGGCCTGCCAGTATACCAGCCCTACACTGACTACCATCCGCCAGAACAAGGAACGCCTGGGTGTGCTCGCCGCCCATATGCTGTTCGATCTCATCAACAACCAGTCTGAAGGCGGCTCGTTTGTCGTTGAACCGGCGCTGATCGTCCGTGAATCCTGCGGCAGCGGGCTAACGCACCTGAACCGTTGAACCATTGAACTCCTGCTTCTCCCGGATCTGTCCTGCACCCCCTCCCCTCCAGCTCAGAACTTCGCTTGGCTGCATTCCGCACCCAGCCGATAACGCTTTCGATACTATAATCGCTCATTTAACGGGCTGCTTCAAGGCACCGTTTTTCTGGTTTTGGGGACCATTTTTCGGCTTGGCCCCCACATTGGCCTGTACTTGCTTCCCTATCCTGTCCGCATTACAGCGGAGCAGGCTCGGCTACCTGAGGGTCCAGCGACAGTCTGACCAGTTGGCCCGCATGGGTAAGACCCGCACCGAAACCGTACAGCAACACCTGCTGGCCGCTGCGCACCTTCCCTTCGCGGATGCCCAGATCCAGCGCAAGCGGAATACTGGCTGCCGAGGTATTACCGAAGGCTTCAAGACTGTACAATGCCTGCTCCAGAGGATAGTTCAGCCGTTCACAGATGGGTTCAATCATCCGCAGATTGGCGCTGTGCGGGATGAACCAGTCTACTTCCGCAAGCTCTGCTCCGGCGTTCTTCAGCACCTGCTGTACTCCCTGCGGAACCGTACGGACCGCCCACTTGAATACTTCCCGGCCATTTTGCACCAGCAGCCCTGTCCCGGAGAGCTCCACTCCGTTCACCTTCTCCGCCAGCCCTGTGCGATAGACATGCTGCGCTCCGCTTCCGTCACTGCCGAGATTGAACCCCATGAAGTCGTCCTGCGCCCCGCCGCTCTCCACCAGTACAGCCCCTGCTCCATCCCCAAACAGAATACAGGTACTGCGGTCCGTATAATCCGTTATTTTGGACAGCGTATCGGCACCGATGACCAGTACCTTATGATGCAGTCCCGAGGACACCAGCGCATGAGCCGTATGCAAAGCATATACGAATCCGGCACAGGCGGTGCTCAGATCTATCGCTCCCGCCGTCAGCGGAATGCCCAGGGTATTTTGTACAATCGAGGCCACAGATGGAAAAGAGAAGTCTGGCGTGCTGGTCGCCACAAGCACCATATCGACATCCTGCACACTTTTGCCATAACGCTTCATCATATCCCGGACGGCAGCTGCACACAGATCGCTGGTATATTCATCCTCGCGGCTGATTCTGCGCTCCCGGATACCCGTCCGCTGCACAATCCACTCATCGTTGGTATCCACCATCTGCTCCAGGTCCTGATTTGTAAGTCTGCGGGCCGGCACGTAAGATCCGATCGCTGTTATTTTTGCACCTGTCAATAGATCCACCTCAGCTTATGATTTTATTAGTATCTGATATTAGTACTTGGTACTAATTATAACCTGCTTCTGACTATTTTGCAAAATGTATACCCGGAATCGCCCGGCGGCAATCATATCTTAACATTGTAAAGATCACAAACACATGCTACAATCTTTACAATGTTAAGATGACAGGCAAGTATGAAAGGAAGAATGCATACCTTGAAAGATAAACCTTACCACCACGGCAATTTACGCAACCAGCTGATCGAAGCTGGCATCAAGCTGATTAACTTGGACGGCATGAATAGCTTTTCCCTGCGCAAAGTAGCCGCCGAATGTGCAGTCAGCCATACCGCCCCCTACAGCCATTTCAAAAATATAGATGAACTGGTAGCCGCCATGGGGGAATATGTCACGAGCCAGTTTATGGACACCCTGCATGCCTCCGTTCAAGGACAGGAGGAGAACCCTGATACGATTATCCTGCTGGGGCAGGCCTATATTGATTTTTTCATAGAGCATCCACAGTATTTCCAGTTTCTGTTCTACCATTCAGGCATCGTTATTGATCTGGACAACTACGATTCTGACAGCTATCCGCCATTTGCCCTATTCCGGACAACGGTCTATGAAGTGTTCCGCAGCAGCGGGCTGCCTGAGTCAGAATTCACCAAGCACTTAGTTACACTCTGGGCCATGGTGCATGGAATTACGGCTTTGCTTACCAATAACGGAGTGCGTTATTCGGGCAACTGGCGCGATCTGCTGGAGCTTAAATCTATCTTTTAGGGAGATGAAGTCTTGAGAACGATCATCCACGATCTGCAGGAGCAAGAATTCGCGGGCTGGCTGGGGGATACGGCGCAAGAGGATTTAACAATTATCTCGGATAACGGTGCGATCCGTTCATGCATGGGCTGCTTCGGCTGCTGGACCCGGACTCCCGGGACATGCGTCATTAAGAGAGATGGCTACGACAATCTGGGGGAGCTGTTCTCCCGCAGCGATGAGCTCATGATCATCAGTAAATGTATGTACGGCAGCTATAGCCCCTTTGTGCTGAATGTGCTGAACCGGAGTCTCTCCTACATGCTGCCCTATTTTGTCACCACACACGGGGAGACACATCACCGGCCCCGCTACAAGCACCAGTTCACATTATCCGTACATTTCTATGGCAGTGACCTTACGGAGGCTGAGCAGCATACGGCCCGAATGCTGGTCGCGGCAAACGGCCTGAATCTGTATTCGTCAGAGAACAACGTCTATTTCCATACCAGCCCGCAGCACATTAACGAGGCCCTCCAATGAACATTGCGCTGATTAACGGCAGCCCCAAGCCAAACGGCAGCAACTCGGGCATACTGCTGTCCATGCTCGAGCCGCTGATTGCGGACGGGAACGAACTGCACGCCTATACGCCGAATAAAAGACCGCTCGCCCCCGGGCAATACAGCGAGCTATGCGGCATGGATGTGCTCGTTCTGGCCTTCCCGCTGTATTATGACGGAATTCCGTCACACTTACTCCAGCTGCTGGTTACCCGGGAAGGATATCTGAAGACCGGGCGCGAACGGGAGATTTACGTCTATGCGCTGATTAACAACGGCTTCTACGAGGGACAGCAGAACCATATTGTGGTGGAAATCCTTAAGAATTGGTGCGCGCGCGCCGGTGTTCACTTCGGGCAAGCCATAGGCCAAGGCGCCGGGGAAATGCTCAGCTCCATGGATAAGGTTCCTCTGGGCCGGGGGCCCCTGAAGAATCTGGGCCGTGCCATGCATAGCCTGGCCGAGAGCATCCAGTCCAGAAGCGCCGGGGAATCCCTGCTCTTCAGCCCGAACTTTCCTCGCTTTGCCTGGAAATTCTATTCCACCCGTTCCTTCT
This genomic interval from Paenibacillus sp. FSL H8-0332 contains the following:
- a CDS encoding GbsR/MarR family transcriptional regulator — encoded protein: MNDLEGLLPEQIEKISKARERVIDSIGKNMDLYGITLSIGHLYGYMYFKEGPVTLDELSSNMGMSKTSMSTGVRTLLDLKMIDKVWGKGTRKDLFEVVPDWHQNFSDYFSIKWRKAVEGNMTALNKSLAEIRQMQIDYADEPDLSRLLHTDEIKIEEAIKYYRWLLKLIESLETGKIFELIPKE
- a CDS encoding carbohydrate binding domain-containing protein, whose product is MKRNISALLAAAVIVTGLLSPLGSGGAEAKSVQSRLTAPAETTAALQGGSLGTSDLKAFTDVKEGSWAAQAVQRWSRSGVISGYGDGSFRPEQQVTRAEFTAIVNRIFGYKDMAAVLPADIPAAAWYKDDIAKAVAVGYLSTDANQRIEPAAPLKRGEAAVALQRILRLETERQAKGMYSDLAGADSAVSAAADAFTAAGYMQGYPGGLFKPDGGITRAELAKLADTLVPELRSAAGEVKLGKVKGNVVLSHGDITLRDSIIDGNLYLTEGIGEGVIRLQGVQVTGTTYIRGGGGQGISLTDSSPGAVQVAKPKGSVRIVASGTTTAGTVHLDSGVILEEGTLTGEGFGNVVLPAGEQIVTLIGNYGVVSTADAAGGNLMLSLSGKLSKLIWGVPGKLMLMNQAQVAELLLTAGARGTTITGSGSFGTVLNQAEAVTAGGIVLKPGSHSNLNLASPQASQPPVAAGGGEIATATPAVTATPEPVVTPEPTPTPTSVPWSLVWNDEFDDNVIDPAKWTYDLGDGTAVGNPGWGNNELEYYTNDAKNVKEQDGKLIITARKEAMGGKPYTSTRIKTNGLYSKVYGKFEIRAKAPTGKGLWPAIWMLPENYVYGNWAASGELDIMEGWGSRPNVVAGTIHYGSQWPDNVYSGKEYVLPGGSTIEEFHTYSIEWEPGEIRWYVDGVLFSTKNDWYSKSSGQPAINAYPAPFNQKFHLLMNLAVGGNFDGNPTEETVFPSSMEIDYVRIYELTGREYRQPVPVELEKEPYLEGAKPPLADGNFIYNSGFTQQVEGDPGMGIPNTAHWILYKDEGADAALSLEQAGGVNLLKVNILKPGGNSYSIQPQAIVSLAKGRYYKLSFDARTDTAREFTARLTGGAPLGFPSYSPAFKAVLTPQLQHYETMFQMKENSDNAARIEFNLGTNASPVWLGNARLEEIGSIPFEHDSAKAPLGNGNHLYNGSFDLGEPDRMSYWHIDASGDAEVNPQVDTEGRLKLDITGADTGGSEVTLQQKGIFLVQGQDYKLTFEADSSSARTAIATLRGHDGVVYASQPVQLSAGHQQAEAVFKNLAGATDHLGQFILRLTGGTGTVLLDQFMLVRTSSYYDPDLTYYPLLNGDFSFGLTSWERLLTEDGGQSTAAAVDGAAKFSITNTGNQAYSVMLFQNNLKAAAGLDYVVEFDASASVARQINVKAENASYSPSIDKTVELTPEKKHYRFEFRQGANDTLSLKFLLGKVGGVSVPQSHDIIIDNVRFEIKDAPAKPQELLADSTANRVSQPIELTFIQKAEWSGSIKSVKVNGATLAAELYHVGPGAITIQPAAFPAEGSYIITVEAEGYVNASVVQTLLANDNNLVVNGSFTGGSSGWSTWSGEGGASSFQVVDGAAEVLITAAGAQAWHTQLYQDKIPLEAGATYELSFRAKSTVPRQIVVEYSGTSAQAAQSKFDITATWATYSTQFSVTNDNPLKLNYLIGATLGEDKTANHTAHTISFDDIVLRKVTDVPDTEPASGTLDNGTFDEQPALKGWTQYFEGAGNAAVQNGELEVSLGFTGSANYAAQVDYRDLKLTQGKSYTLAFSARSDITRLIEVAVEHFGGEYTKYLQTTAAALTGEMQRFSYTFTMNGGTDAGVHLVFLLGLNPGNSTETNAAIEAGNHIYIDDVSLVENS
- a CDS encoding LacI family DNA-binding transcriptional regulator, with the protein product MNIKKIAEMAGVSVSTVSKIMNNYSDVSEKTKRRVLEIIEQTGYTPSSSAKTLATKKSNLIGVIFAGELNVEFTHPFFVEVLNSFKKQMGVLGYDLIFFSNEKFINSGDYYSRCLHFHVDGCVIISGEKMEPAIQELDRSHIPCIGVDLELTGKKSGYVMSDNYQIASKVVEHFYLLGHRELGFIGSTADSDISNRREAGYVRAIAGFGLAMNPGWFVHGGDFFEPSGYEAMNSLIASGNLPKAVFAASDLLALGAIRALKEQGLRVPEDVAIIGCDDIEACQYTSPTLTTIRQNKERLGVLAAHMLFDLINNQSEGGSFVVEPALIVRESCGSGLTHLNR
- a CDS encoding ketoacyl-ACP synthase III, with translation MTGAKITAIGSYVPARRLTNQDLEQMVDTNDEWIVQRTGIRERRISREDEYTSDLCAAAVRDMMKRYGKSVQDVDMVLVATSTPDFSFPSVASIVQNTLGIPLTAGAIDLSTACAGFVYALHTAHALVSSGLHHKVLVIGADTLSKITDYTDRSTCILFGDGAGAVLVESGGAQDDFMGFNLGSDGSGAQHVYRTGLAEKVNGVELSGTGLLVQNGREVFKWAVRTVPQGVQQVLKNAGAELAEVDWFIPHSANLRMIEPICERLNYPLEQALYSLEAFGNTSAASIPLALDLGIREGKVRSGQQVLLYGFGAGLTHAGQLVRLSLDPQVAEPAPL
- a CDS encoding TetR/AcrR family transcriptional regulator, whose amino-acid sequence is MKDKPYHHGNLRNQLIEAGIKLINLDGMNSFSLRKVAAECAVSHTAPYSHFKNIDELVAAMGEYVTSQFMDTLHASVQGQEENPDTIILLGQAYIDFFIEHPQYFQFLFYHSGIVIDLDNYDSDSYPPFALFRTTVYEVFRSSGLPESEFTKHLVTLWAMVHGITALLTNNGVRYSGNWRDLLELKSIF
- a CDS encoding flavodoxin family protein, with product MRTIIHDLQEQEFAGWLGDTAQEDLTIISDNGAIRSCMGCFGCWTRTPGTCVIKRDGYDNLGELFSRSDELMIISKCMYGSYSPFVLNVLNRSLSYMLPYFVTTHGETHHRPRYKHQFTLSVHFYGSDLTEAEQHTARMLVAANGLNLYSSENNVYFHTSPQHINEALQ